The Ictalurus furcatus strain D&B unplaced genomic scaffold, Billie_1.0 scf3, whole genome shotgun sequence genome has a window encoding:
- the LOC128604835 gene encoding ATP-dependent RNA helicase TDRD9-like isoform X1 — protein sequence MHISETSPSDYTGARTQKFIVQVAIAGAFYPNCFLQGTVDEELASKELYGNDPRTTIVGLCRVLPLVNERFWRSPRSLSVSPPRAAETSSPSQRLTRWRGGDLGRGVIEVGHFWGFQAHEASLEKQRWLTVAVNTRALRPLPVSLYPNLLCLAPFSETHTKPGNYYRAKILHVMGSNVEVFFVDFGNTSKVPCNSLWNFLLTGKLCPFRLRSSA from the exons ATGCACATCAGCGAAACTTCTCCCTCTGACTACACCGGCGCGCGCACACAGAAATTCATagtgcag GTGGCGATTGCAGGCGCATTTTATCCGAACTGCTTCCTCCAGGGAACTGTGGACGAGGAGCTCGCCTCCAAGGAGCTCTATGGAAATGACCCCAGGACCACCATAGTG GGCCTATGTAGAGTTCTACCGCTCGTCAATGAGAGGTTCTGGCGTTCTCCCAgaagtctctctgtctctcctcctcgcGCAGCAGAGACTTCCTCTCCATCTCAACGTTTAACCCGCTGGAGAGGTGGAGACTTGGGCAGGGGG gtcatcGAAGTGGGGCATTTCTGGGGTTTCCAGGCTCACGAGGCAAGTCTGGAGAAACAGAGGTGGCTGACAGTGGCCGTTAATACACGGGCGCTCCGcccacttcctgtctcactttatCCAAATCTTCTGTGTCTCGCCCCTTTCTCTGAAACTCACACCAAACCTGGGAACTACTACAGAGCCAAAATACTGCATGTCATGGGGAGTAATGTGGAG gtgTTCTTTGTGGACTTTGGAAACACTTCCAAGGTGCCATGTAACTCTCTCTGGAACTTCCTGCTGACCGGCAAGCTCTGCCCTTTCAG GCTCAGGAGTTCAGCGTGA
- the LOC128604835 gene encoding ATP-dependent RNA helicase TDRD9-like isoform X2, with the protein MMFCTLVLFCYRSLSLCLSHSLCVCLSLRVNVDFQNQSVSPVGVLSSSIELENLPSNPVFIVNITAVIEVGHFWGFQAHEASLEKQRWLTVAVNTRALRPLPVSLYPNLLCLAPFSETHTKPGNYYRAKILHVMGSNVEVFFVDFGNTSKVPCNSLWNFLLTGKLCPFRYCLHGNNLGCKH; encoded by the exons ATGATGTTCTGTACATTAGTGCTGTTCTGttacaggtctctctctctgtgtctctctcactcactgtgtgtgtgtctctctctcagggtgaaTGTGGATTTTCAGAATCAGTCAGTGAGCCCTGTCGGGGTTCTGAGCAGCTCCATTGAGTTGGAGAATCTTCCGTCTAACCCTGTCTTTATCGTCAATATCACCGCG gtcatcGAAGTGGGGCATTTCTGGGGTTTCCAGGCTCACGAGGCAAGTCTGGAGAAACAGAGGTGGCTGACAGTGGCCGTTAATACACGGGCGCTCCGcccacttcctgtctcactttatCCAAATCTTCTGTGTCTCGCCCCTTTCTCTGAAACTCACACCAAACCTGGGAACTACTACAGAGCCAAAATACTGCATGTCATGGGGAGTAATGTGGAG gtgTTCTTTGTGGACTTTGGAAACACTTCCAAGGTGCCATGTAACTCTCTCTGGAACTTCCTGCTGACCGGCAAGCTCTGCCCTTTCAGGTattgtctccatggcaacaatttaggctgtaaacattaa